A genomic segment from Spinacia oleracea cultivar Varoflay chromosome 3, BTI_SOV_V1, whole genome shotgun sequence encodes:
- the LOC130469085 gene encoding proline-rich receptor-like protein kinase PERK2: protein MFVAPPAPRPTTYCHHHSQPPHPHQLPNMSPPRSSTTVAWTPYSSPLLAAPQLPSPASLFSSPLLHHHNHTTTPQPPHHPSSKHPPQLPGKRLLPPPRTTRKTPPPLFLSPVFSLLVLPFLSLTVAPPPTTITGVLSPPRRPAAATLPSLPFFLLRACCLPLPSARHSQNQKTNFLTLEFFHLTQNKRGWAQILMALKSDLELRKNDPSNGKYRTTVEVLRGTMETSSGEEFHFINIHLVYA from the exons ATGTTCGTTGCACCACCAGCGCCACGTCCCACCACCTACTGCCACCATCATTCCCAGCCACCGCACCCACACCAACTCCCAAACATGTCGCCACCTCGATCATCCACCACCGTCGCATGGACCCCTtattcctctcctctcctcgcAGCTCCGCAACTCCCCTCCCCTGCCTCCCTCTTTTCGTCCCCCCTGCTGCACCACCACAACCACACCACCACTCCCCAGCCACCGCACCACCCCTCTAGTAAACATCCGCCCCAATTACCTGGCAAACGGCTGCTACCGCCGCCTAGAACAACCCGAAAAACACCCCCTCCCCTGTTCCTCTCCCCTGTGTTCTCCCTGCTCGTGCTCCCCTTCCTTTCTCTCACTGTCGCACCACCCCCAACCACAATCACCGGCGTTCTTTCGCCTCCGCGCCGCCCAGCCGCCGCCACCCTCCCTTCCCTTCCTTTCTTCCTTCTTCGTGCCTGTTGCTTGCCCCTCCCCTCTGCTCGACATTCGCAAAATCAGAAAACCAATTTCCTGACTTTGGAATTCTTCCATTTAACCCAAAACAAAAGGGGATGGGCCCAAATTCTAATGGCTTTG aaatcggacttggagctcaggaagaacgatccatcaaaCGGGAAGTATagaactacggttgag gtactgcggggaacgatggaaacgagtagtggcgaggaatttcactttattaatattcacctagtttatgcttaa
- the LOC110783577 gene encoding uncharacterized protein gives MAAVAMKIGGSIFGDCNSTEPLSLSFRRSHSPFRCRNVSFRQLEPRPFRFEARAVKRSPKRLKYATPRFSKDGGLLYVEVDPSGTDNWKLEPVIEQLKEGAVGVIPTDTVYAIVCDMNSQSALERLRRIKNIETTKPLSILCRSFHDIDVYTMGFHRGDSLGHPNIFRAVKQCLPGPYTFILTASKNLPKQCINYGPGNAKSTPKKSIGIRMPADPVTKAILEKNDSPLISTSVKAPTEDQWILDPVVIADVYGKEGLDFIVDAGIRIAEPSTVVDMTGSVPKIIRLGKGLQQPWMVSEDEEVLGGSLRPTAT, from the exons ATGGCGGCAGTTGCCATGAAAATCGGCGGAAGTATTTTTGGAGACTGTAATTCTACTGAACCTCTTTCACTCTCCTTCCGCCGTTCTCATTCTCCGTTCCGCTGCAGAAACGTCTCCTTCCGGCAACTTGAACCCCGTCCTTTCCGCTTCGAAGCTAGAGCTGTCAAGCGAAGCCCTAAGCGTCTCAAATACGCCACTCCTCGCTTCTCCAAG GATGGTGGTCTGCTCTATGTGGAAGTTGATCCATCAGGAACTGACAATTGGAAGTTGGAACCTGTTATTGAGCAATTGAAGGAAGGAGCAGTTGGTGTCATTCCCACTGACACAGT GTATGCGATTGTCTGTGATATGAATAGTCAGTCAGCCCTTGAGCGTCTTAGGAG GATTAAAAATATTGAAACTACCAAG CCACTCAGCATTTTATGTCGCTCATTCCATGATATTGATGTGTATACAATGGGCTTCCACCGTGGTGATAGCTTAGGTCATCCAAACATTTTTCGAGCTGTGAAGCAATGCCTGCCTGGACCT TACACTTTCATCTTAACTGCAAGCAAAAATTTGCCGAAGCAATGTATCAATTATGGGCCGGGTAATGCAAAATCTACACCAAAGAAGAGCATTGGTATTCGTATGCCTGCTGATCCTGTAACTAAGGCAATTCTTGAGAAAAATGATTCCCCTTTAATATCTACCAG TGTTAAGGCACCAACAGAAGATCAGTGGATTTTGGATCCTGTTGTGATTGCGGATGTGTATGGGAAAGAG GGCCTTGACTTTATTGTTGATGCTGGTATTAGAATAGCTGAGCCATCTACTGTGGTTGACATGACTGGCAGTGTTCCAAAAATCATCCGCTTGGGGAAG GGACTGCAGCAACCTTGGATGGTGTCTGAAGATGAGGAAGTCCTTGGAGGCTCGCTAAGGCCTACTGCCACTTGA
- the LOC110783576 gene encoding ribonucleoside-diphosphate reductase small chain C, which produces MPAKFEETDPLLTENPDRFCMFPIKYPQIWEMYKKAEASFWTAEEVDLSEDNRHWENILTADEQHFITHILAFFAASDGIVLENLAGRFMKDVQVAEARAFYGFQIAIENIHSEMYSLLLETYIKDSDLKSHLFRAIETIPCVKKKADWALRWIDGAESFAERLIAFACVEGIFFSGSFCSIFWLKKRGLMPGLTFSNELISRDEGLHCDFACLLYSLLKKKLSVEKVQAIVEEAVAIEREFVTDSLPVKLVGMNCELMSQYIEFVADRLLAALGCGKVYGVVNPFDWMELISLQGKTNFFEKRVGEYQKASVMSSLNVNGGGTHVFNMDEDF; this is translated from the coding sequence ATGCCTGCAAAATTCGAAGAGACCGACCCCCTTCTCACCGAAAACCCAGATAGATTCTGTATGTTCCCAATCAAATATCCACAAATCTGGGAAATGTACAAGAAAGCTGAAGCCTCCTTCTGGACCGCGGAAGAAGTCGATCTCTCAGAGGACAACCGCCACTGGGAAAACATCCTCACCGCCGACGAGCAACACTTCATCACCCACATCCTCGCCTTCTTCGCCGCCTCTGACGGCATCGTCCTCGAAAATCTCGCCGGAAGATTCATGAAAGACGTCCAGGTAGCAGAGGCGCGCGCCTTCTACGGCTTCCAAATCGCCATTGAAAACATCCACTCGGAAATGTATTCCCTCCTCTTAGAAACCTACATCAAAGACTCCGACCTTAAATCCCACCTCTTCCGCGCAATCGAGACCATCCCCTGTGTGAAGAAGAAAGCAGATTGGGCCCTCCGATGGATCGACGGAGCAGAATCCTTCGCCGAAAGACTTATTGCTTTCGCTTGTGTTGAAGGGATTTTCTTCTCTGGAAGCTTCTGCTCCATATTCTGGCTGAAAAAGCGCGGGTTAATGCCCGGATTAACCTTCTCAAACGAGTTGATATCGCGTGATGAAGGGCTTCACTGTGATTTTGCCTGCTTGCTGTACAGCTTGTTGAAGAAAAAGCTAAGTGTGGAGAAAGTTCAGGCAATAGTGGAAGAAGCGGTGGCGATCGAACGCGAATTCGTGACGGATTCGCTGCCGGTAAAGCTGGTAGGGATGAACTGTGAGCTTATGAGTCAGTACATTGAGTTTGTTGCTGATAGATTGTTAGCTGCACTTGGGTGTGGTAAGGTGTACGGTGTGGTAAACCCATTTGATTGGATGGAGTTGATTTCTCTTCAAGGGAAGACTAACTTCTTTGAGAAGAGAGTTGGGGAATATCAGAAAGCTTCTGTTATGTCTAGCTTGAATGTCAATGGTGGTGGGACCCATGTTTTCAACATGGATGAGGATTTTTAG